Sequence from the Nitrosopumilus maritimus SCM1 genome:
CTGAAATTTCTATTCTGAAAAAACTCCAGAGTGAACTGTCTTCCTACTTGGATGAAGACTTTAGATTGGTAGAATTAGGCAGTGGTTCCTCAACAAAAACTCGGTTAATCCTGGACTTTTTGACATCTCAAAAAACTCTCGAGTACTTTCCAATAGATATCTCTGAAATTCTTACAGAAAGTTCTGAAGAATTACTAAATGATTATCAAAATCTTACAATTACTGGCATTATCGATACTTATGAGGGTGGTTTAGAATTTTTAAAAACATATGATGATAAAAGCAATCTCATCATTTTCCTGGGTTCCAGTTTTGGTAATTTCTCTCCAATTGACGGGTACAAATTTTTAGAAAAAGTTTATGCTACTATGAAACCTGGTGATTTGTTTTTGATTGGACTTGATCTTGTAAAAGACAAAACCATTCTTGAATCTGCTTATAATGACTCTGAAGGCGTAACTGCAAAGTTCAATCTTAATGTTTTATCTAGAATTAATGACGAGCTTGATGCTGATTTTAATTTACAAAACTTTTCACATCATGCTATTTACAATGAAAAAGATCAGAGAATTGAAATGTATTTGAAATCTCTGGTTGATCAATCAATAATCATATCAAAATCTGATTTGGAATTAAAATTACAAAAAGATGAATTGATTCACACTGAATACTCTCACAAATATAGATTATCTCAAATTCATGATCTTCTTGATGATGTTGGATTTGAGTTAAAACACACCTGGCTTGACGATAAAAAATATTTTTCATTAACTTTGGTCTCAAAAACTTGATAGATTTTCCATAGTTTGTGCCTAAATACTAAGTCAGGATTCAGTAAGGAGTTCCTTTCTCTCTCTGATTTTTTAATGCATTAAGATACCATTCAAATTCGTCTAAAAAACGTTCAATTCTTTTTTCATATTCTTGATGCAAGAGATTTCCTGATTCATCAAATGCTTCATGTACTTTAGAAATTTGAAGTGAAGATGGAATTGATGGGGAACCTAATTCTGCAAAAATATGCCGTAAATGCTGTGCTGCATTAATTCCTCCAAAGGAACCTACTGAATAGGAAACTATGGCAGAAGGTTTGAAAAAATATTCTTCAAGACAATAATCAAGGGTATTTTTCAAGGCAGCTGATATTGTATGGTTGTATTCAGGCGTAATTGGAACATATCCATCAGCAGAAATTATCATATCATGTAATTTTTGGAATTTAGATTCAGGATTTTCCATTTCTTTATACATTCTATCTAAAATTGGTAAATCCAACTCCATTGGATCCACTACTGAGACTTTGTGTCTTCTATCTTGAATTTTCTTCGTGATGTATCGTCCTACTCTTTCTCCATTTCTATCCTTTCTTAGAGAACCTAAAATTACTGCTATGTTCATACCAACAAACTTTCAAATTATGTCATAAAGTTTTCTCCAAAACTAATCCCAATCTTTGTTTGATTCTACACTAAAATATTTGTAAAATTATTTCATTTTTTGCATTAGTTCTTCAAACACAACTAATGGTTGTTTACCTTCGATTTTTTGATATTCTCCACGCTCATTTACAACAATAAATGTTGGAGTTTGGTTTACTTCATGTACCTCTCCTAACTTTAGACTTTGATCAATTTTTTGATTAAATTCTGAAGAAGACATACATTCATCATATTTTTCCATATCTAAATTAATCTGACTTGCAAAATCTCTTATTTTATCTGCACTTGCCCATCCATCATTGGTGTCTCCTTGGTTTAGATATAATATTTCATGAAATTCCCAATACATCCCTTGTTGTTCTGCACAATAACTTGCATGTGCTGTAGGATAGGAATCATCTCCTAAAAATGGATAATCCACAAACACCAATTCCACTTGACCTGATTCTATATACTTCTCTTTCAAAGGCATTGCAGTTTCTTTATACCACTCACTACAAAATGGACACTGGAAATCTCCAAATTCTATAATTGTAATTGGTGCATTTGAATTGCCCAAAGAGTGGCTGTATTGTTTGATGTTTTCTACATCTACCCTAGCTGCTTCTGCCACCTTGGTGTTCATATCCATTCCAGTTACTGCATAAATACTCATGGCAATACCAACAACAATCACTGCAGCTGCAATTACAATTTTAGTTGGCATATTAGTCAATAATGTTCGTAAATCGCAATTGATAATTAATGTTTAGACATCATTTAATCAAATATGAACACAAGGCATCTTATTCCTATTCTCGTTTCAATACAAATTATTTTGATTATTGCTAGTTTTTTATCATTATCTCACTTCGTCAACGAACATACCATTTTTGAAAATTCTGTACTTCTTGTATCTGAACTCAAACAACATTCAGATGTACTGATCTTTGAAGTGCACAAATATGTTAATGGAGTTCCATACGCAGATCCTGAAAACTCGATAATTCACATGGAAGAGGAATTTAACATATTAAAAAATGGGGGAGTGTCTCACAATTTGACCTTAAACCCCCTTCCAACTAAATTTTTAAACGCACATAATATTGCTCAAACCAAATTAATTGTTTATACTAATTATGTGGGAGAAATTCTAAAAGAAGAAAATCCAAAATTCGGTTTTAATGATTTAATATTTACAAATCTCGATACTGCAAAATTTGACACTAATGGTGCTTTAGATTATTTATTATCTCTGATGCTAGAAGAAAATAAAATTTACAGTAAAAATCTTTTAATTTTACAAATTGGTCTTGCAATCCTAAATGTTGGAGTGCATGTAATGGTGTTATTGATTATTCTTGATCTTTTAAGAAAACAATCTGAAAAAGAAAGGCGATTAGAAAAATTGGCTTCAATTGGAGAACTTGCATCCCGAGTTTCACATGACATACGTAATCCATTGACTACAATTAAAGGAGTGGTAGATTTACTAACTTCACAAAAATCTACTGTAACTGATGAGAAAGACATTCAACGTTTAGAATTAATAAAAAAATCTGTTACTCAAATAAATCATCAGGTAGAAGATGTACTTGATTATGTTAGAACAAACAAAATTTCATTAGAAAAAACATCTTTGCTAGAAATAATTAATCTAGCTGCAAAACGTGTTTCTATCCCTGATTCTGTTGAGGTTTCATATCCTGAAAAAGACTATACAATAAGATGTGACAAACTCAAAATGGAGATTGTATTTGTGAATTTGTTGTTAAATGCAGTTGATGCAGTACGTAGAGAAGGAAAGATTGCAATTAGAATGAAAAGTGTTGATAACTTTATTGAGATTCAGGTGGAAGACTCTGGACCTGGAATTGATTCGGAGTCTATCTCAGAAATATTTGAACCTCTTTTTACTCTAAAACAAAAAGGTACGGGTCTTGGGTTGGCTAGCTGCAAAAATATCATAGAACAACATGAAGGCACAATCAATGTATCTAACAATCCAACAACATTTACAATTATGATTCCTTCAAATCTCTAATTACAAACTAAATATCTTCAGCACATCTAAAACCTGAAAACAACCATCTTTCATCTAATCTAAAGAAATTCCTATAACTTCCACGTATTGACATTTTTGGTGTGCCAAACGAACCTCCTCTCAAAACTTTTTGATTTGTAAACCATTTGTCATTATATTCATCAAATCCTGTTTTGAAACCTGGATATCCTGTAAATTCTGATGATGTCCATTCCCATATGTCTCCGATCATTTGCTGACATCCTGATGAACTGATTCCTTCTGGATATGTTCCAATCTCTGTGCATCCCCAGTGATATGATTCAAGAAGATTGGCTTTGTTCTCTGTTGGTTGTTCATTTCCCCATGGGAAAATGGTTTTTTCTTGTTTTGATTCATTCCAACATGCTGCTTTTTCCCATTCTGCTTCTGTTGGTAATCTTTTTCCTGCCCATTTACAATATGCATCAGCCTCATAGAAACTGACATGGCATACTGGTTCATTTGGGTTAATTTCTCGGATTCCTAAAAAGTCTCTAACATTCCATTTACCATTAACTTTTTCCCAATACATTGGTGCATTCCATTTGTTATCTTTTACTTTCTCCCAACCATCTGATAACCAATACTTGTATGTCTCATATCCTCCATCTTCGATAAATTCTAGATATTGCTTGTTTGTAATTGGAAACACATCAATTTTGTAATTATTCAGGTATACTTTATGTTCTGGAAGTTCAATATCGTAGCAGAATTTTTTTCCATTGAATCCCATAGTGTATAATCCCCCGTTTATCTGAACAGAACTTTGTTCAACACTGTTTTGTTTTTGGATTTGATTTTTCTTTACTGGTCTATATTGTTCAGCAAGAAGATGTTGTAAATCATACACTAACAATTCTTGATGTTGACATTCATGATGAAATCCCATTGTGATTAATCGAACTGCATTTTTGTCTAAAGACTGAGTTTCAATAAATTTCTCTACTCTTTGATTGATTGTATTGAAATATTGAAAAATCTGATCAACAGTTGGTCTAGAAATTACACCTCGCAATCCTTTGTCATGTGGAACGCCAAATTGTTGATAATAGGAATTAAGATATTCTGAAAATTCTTTTGAATAAAATTCATAATTTTTGTCTAGTTTACTCATAATTGCTTCATAAATCCAACTAACGTGTCCGACGTGCCATTTTGGTGGACTCATGAAAAATGCAGTTTGTACCACAAAATCATCCTTTTCTAGAGTTTTTACTAACTCTAAAGTTCTACTTCTAGTTTCTCTAAATTGCTCAAGTAGAGGTTTTCTCTCTGTTAGTTCTGGATTTGTAGTCATTACTAAAAAATTAATTTTTTTGTATTATTATATTTGGTGTATCAATACCCTCTTGCAAAAATTGGAATTGATTTGCTTTGTTCCCCACAATACATGCATTTTGAATTAGTATCTTCACTTCCAAATGGAATTACTCGTATATCTGCCCCTGTCTCTTCTTTTATCTTCTCTTCGCATTCTAATTTTCCACACCAAGGGGCGTTGAAGAATCCTCCTTCCTCAATTTTTAATTTGAATTCTGTGTAATCTGATACGTATTTCGTGTTTTCTTTTGATTGTTCTCGTGCCTTTTCTAACATGTTTTTTTGTATCTCATCTAAAACCTCAACAACTTTTTCTATCTCACTAAATTGCAAATTTGTCTTTTCACGATTGTATCTTTTTGCAACAACAATGCTTTGTTTTTCAATATCTTTTGGTCCAATCTCTATGCGTATTGGAACCCCTTTCATCTCCCAGTCGTTGAATTTGTAGCCTGGTGACAATCCTTGTCTGTCGTCTACTTGAACTCGAATATCTTTTGCCTCTAAACTTTCTTGAATTTCTTTTACTTTTGGTAATACTTTGTCTCTTCCTTCATCATTTCTGTAAATTGGAACAATCACTACTTGTGTTGGTGCAACTTTGGGTGGCAACACAAGACCCTGATCATCTCCGTGAGCCATTATCATTGCACCAATTAATCTCCAAGACACTCCCCATGATGTTTGCCATGCAAAATGTTCTACATTGTCTTTGTCAGCAAATTTTACTTCAAATGGTTTTGAAAAATTTTGTCCTAGGAAATGTGATGTGCCCATTTGCAATGCTTTTCCATCTGGCATAATTGATTCCATTGTAGTTGTATATACTGCACCAACGAATTTTTCTTTCTCACTCTTCTTTCCAGTTGTAACTGGAATTGCTAATTCTTCTTCAACAGTATTTTTGTAAATGTCTAGAATTTTCATTACTTCTTGTTCTGCTTCTTCTTGTGTTATGTGCACAGTATGTCCTTCTTGCCACAAAAATTCTGATGTTCTGAGAAATGGTTTTGTTGCCTTGATTTCTGCACGTAATGCTGTATTCCAAAAATTAATCTTTAGTGGAAGATCCCTCCAACTCTGAATCCATTTTGAGTATAATGTGTATGCTAGTGTCTCAGATGTTGGTCTTAATGCTAGTCTGTCTCCAATTTCATTTGTTCCTGAATGTGTTACCCAAAATACTTCTGGATTGAAACCTGCAAAGTGTTTTTGCTCTTTGCCTAACAGTGATTCAGGAATTAATACTGGAAGAAATCCATTTCTGATTCCGTTTTTTGCAAATTTTTTGTCAAATGTATTTTTCAATGATTCCCAAATGGAATGTCCATCTGGTCTGAGCACGATTAACCCTTTAACTGGTGCGTAATCTGCTAGTTTGGCTTTTAGTACAACTTGAGTATACCACTCACTAAAATCCTCATTCTTTGAAACTGTAATCCCCACATCTTCTTTACTCAAACTAAAATTCTCAGAATAAATTAACTAATGAGCTTTTCGTGAATTGTTCTTGTTTTTTGTTAAAGGGAATCGCCTTTGCATAGGACTTTGCCTGTAACTCTACTTTGGAAGTTTGGGCAAACAAAGCACTGTATAAAATGAATGTCGTCCTTTAGAACTGGACAAGCTACAAATTCTTGTTTCATTCTTTTGAGCATTTTTGGACTAACTCCTTTTAGTTTCAGTTTTCCTTTATCATCCATCATGCCTGACGCTTTTAGTTCTGCCTTGACGTTGTCTGGTAGCTTTTGTCGTCCTTCTCTTTCTTGAATTTCTACTTCAAATTTGTGTTCTAATTCATCCATATCTATACGACTAACTCCGGTGATTTATTACTAGCGTTTGATCTTCAAAAATACTCCTATCAAAAATGGATTTTTTATTTAAATATGTTCTAGTTTGATTTGTTGTTATTTGTATGTATGAAATGTGTATTTTCTAAATATTCATTTTTTTCATGTCAATTTAAAAAAAGAATATAATAACTGGGTTTTCTTAACATGCGTATGAGATTAATTTTTCATATTTTTTTAATTCTTGGAACTATATTGATTAGTTTTCAAACCTTCTTTGTATCTGAAGCATATGCTTATTTAGATCCTAGTACAGGTAGTATGTTTATTCATGTTATTATTGGTGCTCTTGTAGGTGTGGGAATTACTTTGAAAGTTTATTGGTTAAAAATAAAATTCAAATTATCAAATATGATGAAAAAAGAATAATTTGATATTTTATCATCTTTTCTATGTCTAGCCTGAACCCAATAAGAGATCTCACTTAATCTGCATTTTTATTAATGGAAGCATTAATTTTTCTATAAATATGATGTTTCATATGGACTGCTCAAATTTAGAAAATTTTTTTAGTTCCAAATCTGATGTACTAAAATTTCTTTTTCACAAACTCAAAAAATCCACTATCGAAGAAATGATGTTTTTTTCTATTTATGAATGGGATAAAAATAAAGAGAAAATTTTGTGTGAACTTTCTAACAACTTCCCCTCTGAATTAGTTATTGTTAGAAGCTCAGCAATGGGTGAGGATTCAATACAAAAATCTGAAGCTGGAAATTATTTGAGTATCCAAAATGTAAATTCTTCATCAAAGAAACAACTAGAAAAATCAATCCAAAAAGTGATTAATTCTTATCACAAGAAAGGCAATTACAATAAAAATAATCAAATTTTAATTCAAAAACAATCCCTTGATATTATTACAAGTGGAGTTATTTTTTCAAAATCTCTCAATATTGGTTCACCTTATTATATCATAAATTTTGATGATGGAACAAATACTGATAGTGTTACAAAAGGTGAAGTTGGAAATATCATAAAAATTTCTAGATTTTCAGCTTCTGTAAAAATTCCATTAAAATGGAAAAAACTAATCAAATCTGTTCAAGAAATAGAGAAAATCTTAGGCACTGATTTACTTGATATCGAGTTTGGAATTAATATACATAAAGAAATTATTATTTTTCAAGTACGTCCGCTTACCTCTACAAAATCCATCACGATAAAAAATTTTAATAATCATTTTCCAAAATTAATAGAAACTAACAAAAAATATTTTTCAAAACTTCAAAAAAATCCCTCTCTGATTGGTAACAGAACAATTTTTTCTGATATGTCTGATTGGAATCCTGCAGAAATAATTGGCAGTAATCCGAATTTGTTAGATTATTCATTATATGATTATTTGATTATGAAAAATACTTGGAGTAAAAGTAGAGAAATGTTAGGTTACACCAAAGTGAAGACTAATTCTCTTATGGTAAAGTTTGGCCAAAAACCCTATGTTGATGTAAGATCAAGTTTCAATTCATTAATTCCTGCAAAAATCCCCAAAAAATTGAAATCCAAATTGATGGCTTATTATATGAATAAAATCCAAAATTTCCCACATCTTCATGATAAAATTGAATTTGAAATTTTATTTTCTTGTTATGATCCGACAATAAAAAATCGACTAAATGAATTACATAAATATAATTTTTCTAAAGAAGAAATTCATCAAATAGATCAATTGTTGAAAAAATTCACTGGAGATTTAATTGATAACTTTCCTAGTATTCTGAATGCTACACTTGATGCTATGAGACAATTAAAAGAGAATCGAGAGAAAAGTCTCAAAAGCTTAATTGATGTCAAATCACCTTCGAAAATTTTGAATACTCTTGAAAAATTGCTGAATGACTGTAGAAATATTGGTACTCTTTATTTCTCAATAATGGCTAGATTAGCCTTTGTTTCTTCAATAATTTTGAAAGGATTGGAAAAAAATGGAAATTTAGACTCAAAAATATTGGAAAACTTCATGAATACTTTACAAACCCCATTATCTGATATTCAACATGACCTAAATTCTTATGTAAATGGAGATCTTTCAAGAAAACAATTTCTTGTAAAATATGGCCATTTGCGACCTGGAACTTATGATATTACTGCATCTCGTTACGATAAAGATAAAAATTTTTTCAATAATGTAAAATATCTTAAAAATGAAATTGACAAAATTTCTTTTAATGAATTTAAATTTAAAAAAATTTTTCAAAAACACATTCCTTTTGAATCTGAGAAATTCTTGTTTTTTATAAAAGAATCAATTTCTCAAAGAGAAAAAACAAAATTTGAATTTACCAAAAATTTGAGTTCGGTGATAGAATTAATTGCAATGTTGGGTAAATTGTATGGATTTAGTAGAGAAGATGTTTCCAATTTGAGTGTCGATTTTATTCTTAGAAACAAAAACAAAAACAAAAATGAAATTCGTAAATTATGGACAAAAAATATCTTAAAAGAAAAAAATTCTAAATCATTAAAAAATTATTTATCCCTTCCACCACTTTTAACTCATGAAAATGACTTTGATGTTCATGAACATTATATTTCTAAACCAAATTTTATTACATCTAAAAAAATCACTGCTGATATATATACAATAAAAAATTCCAAGAAATTTTTAGATGTTGAAAACAAAATTGTTTTGATAGAAAATGCTGACCCAGGTTATGATTGGTTATTCACAAAAAATATTTCTGGATTAATTACAAAATATGGAGGTGTTGCATCTCATATTGCTATAAGATGTGCTGAATTAGGACTTCCAGCTGCAATTGGTTGTGGTGATATTTTATTTGAACAGTTAGAAAATACTCAAAAAGTATTACTTGACTGTAAACATCATCAAATAATTATTTTGGAAAAAAATACCGAAGATAACTATTCTGAAGAAAAAAAACTCTTAAAATCTTTAGGTTACATAAAATAATCCCTTTAGCCGATTGTAACTGTTTTATAATGAAAATTCTCTTTAAAAATATTGGTAAAAAAAATTGGCATTACTTTACGTATTGAAACTATTCAGGAATATGATGAAAAACGAGATGCTTTAAGTCATGATTGGTTTGACTTTTTTCAAAAACTAAATTGTCTTCCAGTATTAATTCCAAATAAACTCCGTGAAGTTGAATCCTTTTTAGAAGAAATGGACTTAAATGGATTGATTCTTTCAGGCGGTGATAATATTGGAGACGATCCTGAACGTGATAAAACTGAAAAAAAAATTATGACTTTTGCGATGACTAATAATATTCCTCTATTGGGAGTCTGCAGAGGTATGCAAGTAATTAACCAATTCTTCAATGGTAAAATAATTTTTGATAATTCTAATATTCATGTTGGGAAAAATCATGTAGTTGATATTATCGATACAAAATTTTCCAATTTTTTACAAACTAATACAATGAATGTAAATTCATTTCACCATAATTTGATTGATAAATCTTCTTTGGGGAAAAATCTAATTCCATTTGCATTTTCTTCTATTGATCAAACAATTGAGGGCTTCTATCATGAAAATTCCCCTATTTTGGGAGTCATGTGGCATCCTGAACGTGTGAATTTGAATTCAAATCAAACTGAACTTGTAAACATGTTATACTGTGATAAAATTTGGTAAAATTAATAATTTTAGGTGCTGGTGAAGGAACTAGATTAAGACCATTAACTCAAAATTGTCCAAAATGCATGGTGAATATTTTTGGTAAATCATTATTAGAACACCAAATTAATACTGCAAAAAACTGTGGAATTGATGAAATTATTATTGTTAAAGGATTTCTTGGATATATGATCCAAATCCCAAATATTCGTTATTATGAAAATAAATATTATGATTCTACAAATATGGTTGAAACACTCTTTTGTGCTGAAAAAGAATTGAATGAATCTGTAATTGTATCTTATGGTGATATTATTTATCAAAAAAACATCTTGAAAAAATTAATTGATTCTCCTGATGATTTTTCAGTGGTTATAGATAAAAATTGGAAAAATTACTGGCAAATTCGTTTTTCAAATATTCTTGATGATGTTGAAAGTTTACGATTAAAAGATGGTTATATAATGGATATTGGGCAAAAACCCAACTCATTAGATAATATCGACGGTCAATACATTGGTTTGATGAAATTTCAACATAATGCATTATCTACTCTAAAGACTTTTTATCATAATTCAAAAGAACAATCAAAATTAGGAACAAATCCTCTCAATCCAAAAATCCCTTTTACAAAATCATACATGACAGATTTGTTACAAGGCCTAATTCATAATGGACAAAACATCAAAGCAATTGAAATTAATGGTGGATGGTTGGAATTGGATACTTTGAATGATTTTGAAATTTATCAAAAACTATATGCTCAAAACTCATTAAAAGAATTTTTTAATTTGGAGAGTTGAATTGAAGCCTAACATTATTTTTGTATTATTAGACGGTGCACGGTGGGATCGTATAGAAAATTCATTTGAATTTTCAGATTTAAGAAAAGATGGAATTTTTATAAATAATGTTTCAACTGTTTTTCCATACACTTCTGGTTCACTAAATGTAATTTTTTCAGGACAATTTGGTAAAGAGAATGGTGTAGATGGCTATTACAAAGTATTGAAGTTAAAAAATTCCATACAAATTTTGCCTGAGATTCTTCAAAATTATGGATATTTTACTGCTCGGGGGTTACTTAATGATAAATTATTGTCTCCTAGAGGATATGATCTTCGAACTGTTCATAATGAATTTGAAGATGATCTAAATGACATTCATCCAAAATTAATTAATGATGTATTTCAAAAGGCAAATGGAAAACCTGTTTTTCTTTTTTTACATTTTACTCGTATCCATACATTTACGGTTTCTGAAATTTTAGATAAATATGACTGGAACGATAAGACCTTTTATGATTTAGTAAATTCCAATCTTAAGAAATATGATCAAACAATTGATGAAGCTGGGCATTATGCCAAAAAAATCACCAATACAATCAAGATTCTTGGAGAAGAGGAAAACACAATAATTATTTTCTTTTCAGATCATGGTACTGGTGTTGGAGAAAGATATGGTGAACGAAGCTATGGTTCATTTACGTATGAAGAAACAATTAGAACTTTTTATCTTTTCACAGGGTCACTTCTTCTAAAAAATAAATTTTCTGACAAATTAAGAAGTACTTTGGATATAATGCCTACTATCCTTGAATTGTGTAAAATAGATGAAAATCTGAATCTCTTTGGAAAAAGCTTTGCAGGATTTCTCACTGGAGAAACAACTCATCTTAGTGAAAACCCATTTACTTTTTCTGAAACTGGTGCATTAGAAGGTCCATTCCCTTCTCCTGAGCATTCTAATGTTTTTTGTATTAAAACATCTAATTATAAATTAATTTATTATGTTTCTAACAATTCTTGGGAATTATTTGATTTGCAAAAAGATTTCCATGAAAAAAATAATTTGATAGGAACTTTACCATTAATTGAAGATGATTTAAAACAAAAACTCTTGAATTGGATAAATCGTTAAACTCCCACTTTAAAACTATAAAATAATTTTCTGTATTTGATTCATTGATTATTATACCAATAAAATCATCAATTTTATTTTTTTTTTAATAATTTAATTATGTATTCAGTTCCTACTATCACTGATTTTCCAATGTTAAAAACTGTTTCATCACGATTATTTCTTATTTGATTTTTAATTGATTCTTGATTTGTGTATATCTCTTCAATTTTTTTTGGAATAGTTTCTAACTCTGTTGTTGGCACAATTATTCCAATTTTATTCCTAATACTTTCTTCAATTGGTATTTGTGAAATATCTTTAAAGTTAGGATTGCGCATTTTTTTTGGTGTATCGATATACATTACTGGTTTTTCAAAACCAAATGCAAATTCTAATGCAACACCTGACCAATCTGAAATCATAATATCTGATTGTAAAAATGAATCAAAATACGATATATTTTGCTCTAAGAAAAAATTAGAATTTTTTGAAAATGTTTTTAAAATATGTTCAACTTTCTTTTTTGATTTTTTTTGTGTCATTGGATGAATGCGAAGAATTACTTTATATCCTGAATTTAATAATATGTTGATTATTTTTTCAGAAACTGTTTCAAATAACCCATCTTTTCCCCATGATGGTGCAATTATAATTTGATATGAATCTTTTTGTTTTAAAGTTATGTCTGTATTTTTTGAATGTATTTTTAGTAGATTATCTAAATGTGTATATCCAAATTGAACTAATTTTTTTGCTTTTAAATTATATAGTTTCTCTGCTTCTTTTATTTCATTAATCTGATAATTTCCTACACAAAAAATAGAATCAAAATAATCAAAGGCTTCTTTTCTGTATCCTAAATGTGTACTGATCATTGAATGAAACATGTAGATGTAGTGCACATTATGCATTTTTGATCTTTTAATATGAAATGCTTCTAGATCTGGCATGGTCATAATCAAAATATTTGCCTGTAGTTCTAAGAAAAATTTTGTTCTAGCAACCCCTTCTCCAACATAAAATGCTTTAATTTTTTTATTTTTTGAAATTATGTCTAATTCTTCTTTACTAG
This genomic interval carries:
- the egtB gene encoding ergothioneine biosynthesis protein EgtB, translated to MTTNPELTERKPLLEQFRETRSRTLELVKTLEKDDFVVQTAFFMSPPKWHVGHVSWIYEAIMSKLDKNYEFYSKEFSEYLNSYYQQFGVPHDKGLRGVISRPTVDQIFQYFNTINQRVEKFIETQSLDKNAVRLITMGFHHECQHQELLVYDLQHLLAEQYRPVKKNQIQKQNSVEQSSVQINGGLYTMGFNGKKFCYDIELPEHKVYLNNYKIDVFPITNKQYLEFIEDGGYETYKYWLSDGWEKVKDNKWNAPMYWEKVNGKWNVRDFLGIREINPNEPVCHVSFYEADAYCKWAGKRLPTEAEWEKAACWNESKQEKTIFPWGNEQPTENKANLLESYHWGCTEIGTYPEGISSSGCQQMIGDIWEWTSSEFTGYPGFKTGFDEYNDKWFTNQKVLRGGSFGTPKMSIRGSYRNFFRLDERWLFSGFRCAEDI
- the proS gene encoding proline--tRNA ligase; its protein translation is MSKEDVGITVSKNEDFSEWYTQVVLKAKLADYAPVKGLIVLRPDGHSIWESLKNTFDKKFAKNGIRNGFLPVLIPESLLGKEQKHFAGFNPEVFWVTHSGTNEIGDRLALRPTSETLAYTLYSKWIQSWRDLPLKINFWNTALRAEIKATKPFLRTSEFLWQEGHTVHITQEEAEQEVMKILDIYKNTVEEELAIPVTTGKKSEKEKFVGAVYTTTMESIMPDGKALQMGTSHFLGQNFSKPFEVKFADKDNVEHFAWQTSWGVSWRLIGAMIMAHGDDQGLVLPPKVAPTQVVIVPIYRNDEGRDKVLPKVKEIQESLEAKDIRVQVDDRQGLSPGYKFNDWEMKGVPIRIEIGPKDIEKQSIVVAKRYNREKTNLQFSEIEKVVEVLDEIQKNMLEKAREQSKENTKYVSDYTEFKLKIEEGGFFNAPWCGKLECEEKIKEETGADIRVIPFGSEDTNSKCMYCGEQSKSIPIFARGY
- the egtD gene encoding L-histidine N(alpha)-methyltransferase; its protein translation is MNNTLQKNKEYKKFVVDSRLQYFKPHATKIEKTFAEEISSGLGTNSKSIHPKFFYDKKGSELFEKICSVPEYYPTRTEISILKKLQSELSSYLDEDFRLVELGSGSSTKTRLILDFLTSQKTLEYFPIDISEILTESSEELLNDYQNLTITGIIDTYEGGLEFLKTYDDKSNLIIFLGSSFGNFSPIDGYKFLEKVYATMKPGDLFLIGLDLVKDKTILESAYNDSEGVTAKFNLNVLSRINDELDADFNLQNFSHHAIYNEKDQRIEMYLKSLVDQSIIISKSDLELKLQKDELIHTEYSHKYRLSQIHDLLDDVGFELKHTWLDDKKYFSLTLVSKT
- a CDS encoding DsbA family protein translates to MPTKIVIAAAVIVVGIAMSIYAVTGMDMNTKVAEAARVDVENIKQYSHSLGNSNAPITIIEFGDFQCPFCSEWYKETAMPLKEKYIESGQVELVFVDYPFLGDDSYPTAHASYCAEQQGMYWEFHEILYLNQGDTNDGWASADKIRDFASQINLDMEKYDECMSSSEFNQKIDQSLKLGEVHEVNQTPTFIVVNERGEYQKIEGKQPLVVFEELMQKMK
- a CDS encoding NADPH-dependent FMN reductase translates to MNIAVILGSLRKDRNGERVGRYITKKIQDRRHKVSVVDPMELDLPILDRMYKEMENPESKFQKLHDMIISADGYVPITPEYNHTISAALKNTLDYCLEEYFFKPSAIVSYSVGSFGGINAAQHLRHIFAELGSPSIPSSLQISKVHEAFDESGNLLHQEYEKRIERFLDEFEWYLNALKNQREKGTPY
- a CDS encoding two-component system sensor histidine kinase NtrB — its product is MIIASFLSLSHFVNEHTIFENSVLLVSELKQHSDVLIFEVHKYVNGVPYADPENSIIHMEEEFNILKNGGVSHNLTLNPLPTKFLNAHNIAQTKLIVYTNYVGEILKEENPKFGFNDLIFTNLDTAKFDTNGALDYLLSLMLEENKIYSKNLLILQIGLAILNVGVHVMVLLIILDLLRKQSEKERRLEKLASIGELASRVSHDIRNPLTTIKGVVDLLTSQKSTVTDEKDIQRLELIKKSVTQINHQVEDVLDYVRTNKISLEKTSLLEIINLAAKRVSIPDSVEVSYPEKDYTIRCDKLKMEIVFVNLLLNAVDAVRREGKIAIRMKSVDNFIEIQVEDSGPGIDSESISEIFEPLFTLKQKGTGLGLASCKNIIEQHEGTINVSNNPTTFTIMIPSNL